A single Xylella taiwanensis DNA region contains:
- a CDS encoding peptide chain release factor 3, with protein sequence MSEIAAETARRRTFAIISHPDAGKTTLTEKLLLFGGAIQMAGSVKSRKAVRHATSDWMTLEKERGISVTSSVMQFPYEGKIINLLDTPGHADFGEDTYRVLTAVDSALMVIDVAKGVEERTIKLMEVCRLRDTPIMTFINKLDREGKNPIELLDEVEHVLGIQCAPVTWPIGMGQRLKGVVHLLTNEVHLYEPGRNFTRQDSIIFTSLEAPGLAERIGEQMLADLHEELALIQGASPCFDPIDYLAGRQTPVFFGSGVNNFGVQPLLDFFVEHAPTPQQRRTASRVVLPTEEKLTGFVFKIQANMDPQHRDRVAFMRVCSGRFAAGMKVFHVRSSKDLKFANALTFMASDRESVAEAFPGDVIGIHNHGRISIGDTFTEGEVLSFTGIPNFAPELFRRARLGDPLKLKQLQKGLTQLSEEGATQFFRPLMSNDLILGAVGMLQFDVVAYRLKNEYGVDATFEPVSITTARWVHCDNSKTLEEFREKNVTHLAVDASGRLVYLAPTRVNLQLAQERAPDIHFFATREHAYAVVVD encoded by the coding sequence ATGTCTGAAATCGCTGCCGAAACAGCGCGCCGCCGCACCTTTGCCATTATTTCTCACCCTGATGCCGGGAAAACCACACTCACTGAGAAGCTACTGTTGTTCGGTGGTGCAATTCAGATGGCTGGTTCGGTCAAAAGCCGAAAGGCCGTCCGGCACGCGACCTCTGACTGGATGACGTTGGAAAAGGAGCGCGGTATCTCAGTCACATCTTCAGTGATGCAGTTCCCGTACGAGGGGAAGATCATTAATCTGCTTGACACTCCCGGCCACGCCGACTTCGGCGAGGACACTTACCGTGTACTGACCGCAGTGGATTCGGCACTGATGGTGATTGATGTCGCTAAAGGTGTGGAGGAACGGACTATCAAGTTGATGGAGGTGTGTCGGTTGCGCGATACCCCGATTATGACTTTCATCAATAAGCTTGACCGCGAAGGTAAGAACCCAATCGAGCTGCTAGATGAGGTTGAACACGTGCTCGGTATCCAGTGTGCGCCGGTGACCTGGCCTATCGGCATGGGACAACGCTTGAAGGGTGTGGTTCACTTACTGACGAATGAGGTTCACCTGTACGAGCCGGGTCGTAATTTCACCCGCCAGGATTCGATCATTTTTACGTCGCTGGAAGCTCCCGGTTTAGCTGAACGCATCGGCGAGCAAATGCTGGCTGATCTGCATGAAGAGCTCGCACTGATCCAGGGTGCCAGTCCCTGTTTTGATCCAATAGACTATCTTGCCGGCCGCCAGACTCCGGTTTTCTTTGGCTCGGGCGTGAATAATTTCGGTGTGCAGCCACTGCTGGATTTCTTCGTCGAACACGCCCCTACACCGCAGCAGCGCCGCACCGCCAGTCGTGTGGTATTGCCGACGGAAGAAAAATTGACCGGATTTGTATTTAAAATCCAAGCCAATATGGATCCGCAACACCGTGACCGCGTGGCGTTCATGCGGGTATGCTCGGGGCGTTTTGCGGCGGGCATGAAGGTTTTTCACGTGCGTAGCAGCAAAGATCTCAAGTTTGCTAATGCATTGACCTTCATGGCTTCGGATCGTGAGAGTGTTGCAGAAGCCTTCCCTGGCGACGTGATTGGCATTCACAACCACGGTAGGATCTCCATTGGTGATACTTTCACCGAAGGTGAGGTGCTGTCGTTTACTGGTATTCCGAACTTTGCTCCAGAATTGTTCCGCCGTGCCCGCTTGGGCGATCCGCTTAAGCTCAAGCAACTTCAAAAGGGGCTGACTCAACTTTCAGAGGAAGGAGCTACGCAGTTCTTCCGCCCACTGATGAGTAACGATTTGATCTTGGGTGCGGTAGGCATGCTGCAGTTCGACGTAGTTGCCTATCGACTTAAGAACGAGTATGGCGTAGATGCCACCTTCGAACCCGTCAGCATTACCACCGCGCGTTGGGTGCATTGTGATAACTCAAAGACATTGGAGGAATTTCGCGAGAAGAACGTAACGCACTTGGCCGTGGACGCTTCAGGAAGGTTAGTTTACTTGGCACCAACCCGGGTCAACCTACAGTTAGCACAGGAACGTGCGCCAGATATACACTTCTTTGCCACTCGCGAGCATGCCTATGCTGTAGTAGTTGATTGA
- the fabG gene encoding 3-oxoacyl-ACP reductase FabG produces MTANNSPKRRALVTGGSGDLGAAICRRLVADGLHVIVHANRHRSRADALVEHLCAEGGSAEAIVFDVTTTQTSTPTLEKLLQTSPIQVIINNAGIHDDAPMAGMSSAQWHRVIDVSLHGFFNVTQPLLLPMARTRWGRIVCVSSVTAVLGNRGQTNYAAAKAGLHGAVRSLAREMANRGITVNVVAPGVIEGEMTGKTFTSETIKQLVPAGRAGRPEEVAALIGFLCSDKAGYITGQVIGINGGMG; encoded by the coding sequence ATGACTGCTAATAACTCTCCAAAACGCCGCGCACTAGTGACTGGTGGTAGTGGTGATTTGGGTGCTGCCATCTGCCGTCGCTTGGTTGCAGACGGTCTGCACGTCATCGTCCATGCCAACCGCCATCGGTCCCGCGCTGATGCGCTGGTGGAACACTTGTGTGCCGAGGGCGGTAGCGCTGAGGCAATCGTTTTCGACGTAACCACTACACAAACCAGCACACCAACACTGGAAAAACTGTTACAGACCAGCCCAATTCAAGTAATCATTAATAATGCAGGCATCCACGACGACGCACCAATGGCAGGGATGTCATCCGCACAATGGCATCGTGTCATTGATGTGTCTTTGCACGGCTTTTTCAACGTAACCCAACCATTGCTGCTACCGATGGCGCGTACCCGTTGGGGACGCATTGTCTGCGTATCATCTGTCACGGCGGTTTTGGGAAACCGTGGACAGACCAACTACGCAGCAGCCAAAGCCGGGTTGCACGGTGCAGTACGCTCACTGGCCCGTGAGATGGCTAATCGCGGCATCACCGTTAACGTAGTCGCACCAGGTGTGATTGAGGGTGAGATGACGGGGAAAACATTTACCTCGGAAACGATCAAGCAATTGGTACCAGCCGGTCGTGCCGGTCGTCCCGAAGAGGTGGCTGCCTTAATCGGGTTTCTGTGTTCAGATAAAGCCGGTTATATCACTGGTCAGGTGATCGGTATCAACGGAGGAATGGGTTAA
- the trhA gene encoding PAQR family membrane homeostasis protein TrhA: MNADASSSIDLRDEFASAIIHGLGAVATLAGGSVLITLAAIYGDRWQLATSIVFSITLFLLYVASTLYHAIPHPGAKARLRIFDHCAIYLLIAGTYTPFTLISLRGPWGWSLFAAIWILALSGVVFKLFFTKRFRLLSTIIYVVMGWLVVIAVGPLRRLLDGWTLSWLLAGGLLYTLGTYFYHRDEVRYFHAIWHVFVLAGSVCHFIAVAAQVL, translated from the coding sequence ATGAATGCTGATGCTTCCTCCTCTATCGACTTACGCGACGAGTTTGCCAGTGCCATCATCCATGGTTTAGGCGCAGTAGCTACACTGGCGGGCGGATCTGTACTCATTACCTTGGCTGCAATCTATGGCGATAGATGGCAGTTAGCGACATCAATTGTGTTCAGCATCACTCTATTTTTATTGTATGTGGCTTCGACCCTGTATCACGCAATCCCACATCCTGGCGCCAAAGCCAGGTTGCGAATTTTCGATCATTGCGCAATCTACCTGCTGATTGCTGGCACTTACACCCCGTTCACCCTGATCAGTCTACGTGGTCCGTGGGGTTGGAGCCTGTTCGCCGCAATCTGGATTCTGGCGTTGAGTGGAGTGGTGTTCAAGCTCTTCTTTACCAAGCGTTTCCGCCTACTGTCGACAATCATCTACGTTGTCATGGGTTGGCTGGTAGTCATCGCAGTCGGACCGTTGCGACGCTTACTTGATGGTTGGACGCTGAGTTGGTTACTCGCTGGTGGGTTGCTCTACACACTTGGCACCTACTTTTACCATCGTGATGAGGTGCGCTACTTCCATGCGATCTGGCACGTATTCGTGCTTGCCGGGAGCGTTTGCCACTTTATTGCAGTAGCTGCGCAGGTCCTATGA